Proteins encoded together in one Salvelinus namaycush isolate Seneca chromosome 26, SaNama_1.0, whole genome shotgun sequence window:
- the LOC120021350 gene encoding uncharacterized oxidoreductase Mvan_2161-like isoform X2, translated as MSSPLPSFRLNTGAQMPLLGLGTYRLQGKQMHLSVDTALGEGYRAFDTAAVYGNEADLGHALLDLMPKHNLTRADIFLISKLSPADMGSKSREGCARSLERLGLGGYIDLYLIHWPGTEGLEPEDERNAQHRAHTWTVMEELHANGMLRAIGVSNYSPRHLIELLETCRVRPAVLQVEFHPRLAQKKLRVICRDSGVCFQAYSSLGKGALLSEPEVVAMAEGHGRTASQVLLRWAIQQGVAVLPRSAQPKRVRENGQVFDFDLDEGGMERLSDMDSGIRFCKRDPTSVV; from the exons ATGTCTTCCCCCCTGCCCTCGTTTAGACTGAATACTGGGGCTCAGATGCCCCTCCTGGGCCTAGGAACATACAGGCTGCAAGGTAAGCAAATGCACCTGAGTGTTGACACTGCACTCGGGGAAGGGTATCGTGCCTTTGACACTGCTGCGGTGTACGGCAATGAAGCAGACTTGGGCCATGCCCTGTTGGACCTGATGCCcaaacacaacctgaccagagcaGACATCTTTCTCATCAGTAAGCTGTCCCCAGCGGACATGGGCTCGAAGTCCAGAGAGGGCTGTGCTCGTAGCCTGGAGAGGCTGGGGCTAGGGGGATACATTGACTTGTACCTCATCCACTGGCCTGGAACTGAGGGTCTGGAACCAGAAGATGAGAGGAATGCACAGCATCGAGCCCACACCTGGACTGTCATGGAGGAGCTCCATGCCAATGGGATGCTCAGAGCAATTGGGGTCTCAAACTACTCTCCAAGGCACCTGATAGAGCTGCTGGAGACCTGCAGGGTGCGCCCTGCCGTGCTGCAG GTGGAGTTCCATCCTAGACTGGCACAGAAGAAGCTGAGGGTCATTTGCAGGGACTCGGGAGTCTGCTTCCAGGCGTATTCATCCCTGGGGAAAGGTGCCCTGTTGTCGGAACCAGAAGTTGTTGCTATGGCGGAGGGGCATGGCAGAACTGCCTCCCAGGTGCTCTTGAGGTGGGCCATTCAGCAGGGTGTGGCTGTGTTACCCAGGTCCGCACAGCCCAAGAGGGTGAGAGAAAATGGGCAGGTGTTTGACTTTGACCTGGATGAAGGGGGAATGGAGAGACTGTCTGACATGGACAGTGGAATAAGATTCTGCAAAAGAGATCCCACTAGTGTGGTCTAG
- the LOC120021350 gene encoding uncharacterized oxidoreductase Mvan_2161-like isoform X1, whose protein sequence is MSIFFFLQHSTPQPFHLALMSSPLPSFRLNTGAQMPLLGLGTYRLQGKQMHLSVDTALGEGYRAFDTAAVYGNEADLGHALLDLMPKHNLTRADIFLISKLSPADMGSKSREGCARSLERLGLGGYIDLYLIHWPGTEGLEPEDERNAQHRAHTWTVMEELHANGMLRAIGVSNYSPRHLIELLETCRVRPAVLQVEFHPRLAQKKLRVICRDSGVCFQAYSSLGKGALLSEPEVVAMAEGHGRTASQVLLRWAIQQGVAVLPRSAQPKRVRENGQVFDFDLDEGGMERLSDMDSGIRFCKRDPTSVV, encoded by the exons AtgtccatatttttttttttacagcacaGTACTCCCCAGCCCTTCCATCTGGCGTTGATGTCTTCCCCCCTGCCCTCGTTTAGACTGAATACTGGGGCTCAGATGCCCCTCCTGGGCCTAGGAACATACAGGCTGCAAGGTAAGCAAATGCACCTGAGTGTTGACACTGCACTCGGGGAAGGGTATCGTGCCTTTGACACTGCTGCGGTGTACGGCAATGAAGCAGACTTGGGCCATGCCCTGTTGGACCTGATGCCcaaacacaacctgaccagagcaGACATCTTTCTCATCAGTAAGCTGTCCCCAGCGGACATGGGCTCGAAGTCCAGAGAGGGCTGTGCTCGTAGCCTGGAGAGGCTGGGGCTAGGGGGATACATTGACTTGTACCTCATCCACTGGCCTGGAACTGAGGGTCTGGAACCAGAAGATGAGAGGAATGCACAGCATCGAGCCCACACCTGGACTGTCATGGAGGAGCTCCATGCCAATGGGATGCTCAGAGCAATTGGGGTCTCAAACTACTCTCCAAGGCACCTGATAGAGCTGCTGGAGACCTGCAGGGTGCGCCCTGCCGTGCTGCAG GTGGAGTTCCATCCTAGACTGGCACAGAAGAAGCTGAGGGTCATTTGCAGGGACTCGGGAGTCTGCTTCCAGGCGTATTCATCCCTGGGGAAAGGTGCCCTGTTGTCGGAACCAGAAGTTGTTGCTATGGCGGAGGGGCATGGCAGAACTGCCTCCCAGGTGCTCTTGAGGTGGGCCATTCAGCAGGGTGTGGCTGTGTTACCCAGGTCCGCACAGCCCAAGAGGGTGAGAGAAAATGGGCAGGTGTTTGACTTTGACCTGGATGAAGGGGGAATGGAGAGACTGTCTGACATGGACAGTGGAATAAGATTCTGCAAAAGAGATCCCACTAGTGTGGTCTAG